The following DNA comes from candidate division WOR-3 bacterium.
AAAGGTTATCTTAAAAGGTAAGTTTATAAATGAAAAAAGAGGGAAACGAAAATAAGCACATTTTGGAGATCAGGAATGTATCCAAAGCTTTCCCTGGAGTAAAAGCTTTAGACAAGATTTTTTTTAATCTTAAAAAAGGGGAAGTTCACGCTTTAGTAGGTGAAAATGGAGCAGGAAAGTCTACGCTTTTGAAAATACTAGCAGGAGCTTATAAAAAAGATGAGGGTAAAATAATTTTAGATGGAGAAGAAGTAGAAATAATAGGGCCAAAACACGCACTTGATATGGGAATCAGCGTGATTTATCAAGAATTTAATCTTATCCCAAACTTGAGTATTGCGGAGAACATTTTTCTTGGGAGGGAACCCAGAGCTCGAAGAGCTTTTGTGAATTTCCCTAAATTATACAAAGAGGCTGAATTTTTCCTAAGAAAAATAGGGATGAGAGAAAGTCCTAAGACTTTAGTGAAAAATCTAAGTGTAGCTCAGCAACAAATGGTAGAGATAGCAAAGGCTCTTTCTTTTTCTTCAAGAATAATAATAATGGATGAGCCGACTTCAGCTTTAACAGAATCGGAGAAAAATACACTTTTTAAAATTATAAGGGAACTTAAAGATAAAGATGTTTCTGTAATTTTTGTTTCTCATATAATTAATGAGGTTTTTGAGATAGCAGATAGAGTAACTGTTCTACGTGATGGAAAACATATAGGAACTTTGGATATTCAAAAAACGACTCCTGAAGAAATTGTTAGAATGATGGTTGGTAGAAAACTAAAAGATTTTTATCCAAAAGTGGAGGCAAAAAAAGGGAAGGTTATCTTAGAAGTTAAAAATCTTACGAAGAAACCGAAATATGAGAATATTAGTTTTAAGCTTCACGAGGGAGAGGTTTTAGGCTTTGCAGGTCTTGTTGGGTCAGGGAGAGAAGAGGTTATGCGTGGAATTTTTGGTATTGAGGCACCTCATTCTGGAGAGATATACATAAAAGGGAAAAGGTTAGAAAGAAACTCTCATTTTGAGAGAATAAGACTAAAAATGGGATTTGTTCCGGAAGATAGAAGAAATGAAGGGCTTATTTTAATCGCTTCTTTAAAAGATAATATAAATATCACGAAGCTCCCAGAAATAAATTTTTATGGAATAGTGAGACAGAAAGAAGAAGAAAAAATAGCGAATGAATATTGTAAACGTCTTAAAATAAAGGCTTTGGATACAAAACAGATTGTTCAAAATTTAAGTGGTGGGAATCAACAAAAGGTGGTGATTGCCAAATGGCTTGTAATAGATCCTGGAATTCTTATCTTGGATGATCCTACTAGAGGTATAGATGTTGGAGCAAAAAATGAAATATATTCACTTATTAATGAGTTGGCTAAAAAAGGGATTGGGATTATTTTGATTTCTTCAGAACTTCCGGAGATTATAAATATGAGTGATAGGATTCTCGTAATGAGGGAAGGGAAAATTATAGGTGAATTTTTAAAAAAAGAAGCTACACAGGAAAAAATTATGAAGCTTGCTGCTTTAAGGAATTAGGAAGGAGAATATATGGACTTTAGGAGTATTTTCAGAAGCACAGAATTTGGAATATTTATTGCATTTCTTGTATTATGCGCTATTCTTTCTTTTGCAACTCCTAATTTTCTCACTTTATTTAACATATTCACTGTGATGAAACAAGTTTCTTTTATTGCAATTATGAGTGTTGGTATGACAATGGTGATTCTTACTGCTGGGATAGACCTCTCTGTAGGAGCTGTTTTGGGGCTTGTGAATGTTCTTACTGCAATTCTTATAAAAAAAATTGGTTTATTCCCAGGGGTAAGCTCCGCTTTATTAGTTGGAATGATCCTTGGTTTTCTAAACGGAATAATTATAGTAAAATGGGACTTACCGCCTTTCATTGTTACTCTTGGTATGATGAATATTGCAAGAGGAATGGCAATGGTTATAACAAAAGGTTGGCCAATTACAGGTTTACCAGAGTGTTTTGGTTGCCTTGCGGAGGGGCACATTGGCGTTGTTCCTATCCCTGTCATAATAATGATAATTATATATATATTAGGTTATCTTTTTCTATCTCGCACGATTTGGGGAAGATATATTTATGCCTCAGGAGGTAATGAAAAAGCTGCTTGGCTTTCTGGGGTAAATGTGAATAAAATCAAAGTAATGGTTTATACAATAACAGGTTTTTTAAGTGGTCTTGCTGGGGTGATGATGGCATCTCGTCTATCTCAGGGCTCTCCAATAACAGGGATTGGTTATGAGCTCTCTGTTATAGGAGCTGTTGTTATTGGCGGAACAGACCTAATGGGAGGTAAAGGGTCTGTTCTCGGATCTCTTATTGGTGCCTCAATTATGGGTGTTCTTGAGAATGGTCTTGTGCTTTTAGGCGTTTCTGCTTTTTGGCAACAGGTAATTCTAGGAGTGGTTATAGTTGTTGCGGTGGCTGGTGGAAGTGTAAGGAGAAAGATATTCCTTAAAGGAGAATGATGAAAAAATATGCGATTGGTCTAGATTTTGGAACAAATTCTTGTAGAAGTGTAATTGTTGATTTACAAGATGGGTGCGAACTTGCAACTAGTGTTTTCCCTTACCCTTCAGGGGAAGATGGAATTTTTCTTGATCCTAAAGACCCAAATATCGCAAGGCAAAATCCTCGGGATTATCTTAAAGGTATAAAGGAAACAATTACAGGAGCAATTTCCAAGGCTAAGGAAAATTTTCCCGATTTTACTCCCGAGAATATTATAGGGATAGGTGTTGATACAACAGGAAGCAGCCCGGTTCCGGTAAATGGAGAAGGTAAGCCTCTTTGTTTTTTACCTGAGTTTGAAGATAACCTAAACGCAATGGTTTGGTTGTGGAAGGATCACAGTTCTCATCTTGAAGCTGCTCAAATTACAGAACTTGCAAGAAAAATGCGCCCAGAGTTCTTAAGTAAAATTGGTGGGGTTTACTCTTCTGAGTGGTTTTGGAGTAAGATTTTACATTGTTGCAACACGGATCCACGTGTTTTTGAAGCGGCTCAGAGTTTTGTTGAGATATGCGATTGGATTCCTGGAGTTCTTGTGGGGGAAACAAGACCCGATAAAATAAAAAGGAGTGTGTGTGCGGCGGGTCATAAAGCTATGTATAACGAAAAGTGGGGAGGTTTACCTGATAAGGAATTTCTTGGGGCTCTTTCTCCTGCCTTAGCGAGTTTACGTGATCGCTTATACAAAAAAGCTCTCTCTTCTGATAAGATGGCGGGCAGGCTTACCTCTCAATGGGCTAGAGAACTTGGGCTTAGACCTGGGATTGCTGTTGCAGTTGGAGCTTTTGATGCGCATATGGGAGCTGTGGGTGCAGGAGTAAAACCTGGAATTCTTGTGAAAATTCTTGGGAC
Coding sequences within:
- a CDS encoding sugar ABC transporter ATP-binding protein; this translates as MKKEGNENKHILEIRNVSKAFPGVKALDKIFFNLKKGEVHALVGENGAGKSTLLKILAGAYKKDEGKIILDGEEVEIIGPKHALDMGISVIYQEFNLIPNLSIAENIFLGREPRARRAFVNFPKLYKEAEFFLRKIGMRESPKTLVKNLSVAQQQMVEIAKALSFSSRIIIMDEPTSALTESEKNTLFKIIRELKDKDVSVIFVSHIINEVFEIADRVTVLRDGKHIGTLDIQKTTPEEIVRMMVGRKLKDFYPKVEAKKGKVILEVKNLTKKPKYENISFKLHEGEVLGFAGLVGSGREEVMRGIFGIEAPHSGEIYIKGKRLERNSHFERIRLKMGFVPEDRRNEGLILIASLKDNINITKLPEINFYGIVRQKEEEKIANEYCKRLKIKALDTKQIVQNLSGGNQQKVVIAKWLVIDPGILILDDPTRGIDVGAKNEIYSLINELAKKGIGIILISSELPEIINMSDRILVMREGKIIGEFLKKEATQEKIMKLAALRN
- a CDS encoding ribose ABC transporter permease; amino-acid sequence: MDFRSIFRSTEFGIFIAFLVLCAILSFATPNFLTLFNIFTVMKQVSFIAIMSVGMTMVILTAGIDLSVGAVLGLVNVLTAILIKKIGLFPGVSSALLVGMILGFLNGIIIVKWDLPPFIVTLGMMNIARGMAMVITKGWPITGLPECFGCLAEGHIGVVPIPVIIMIIIYILGYLFLSRTIWGRYIYASGGNEKAAWLSGVNVNKIKVMVYTITGFLSGLAGVMMASRLSQGSPITGIGYELSVIGAVVIGGTDLMGGKGSVLGSLIGASIMGVLENGLVLLGVSAFWQQVILGVVIVVAVAGGSVRRKIFLKGE
- a CDS encoding ribulokinase, giving the protein MKKYAIGLDFGTNSCRSVIVDLQDGCELATSVFPYPSGEDGIFLDPKDPNIARQNPRDYLKGIKETITGAISKAKENFPDFTPENIIGIGVDTTGSSPVPVNGEGKPLCFLPEFEDNLNAMVWLWKDHSSHLEAAQITELARKMRPEFLSKIGGVYSSEWFWSKILHCCNTDPRVFEAAQSFVEICDWIPGVLVGETRPDKIKRSVCAAGHKAMYNEKWGGLPDKEFLGALSPALASLRDRLYKKALSSDKMAGRLTSQWARELGLRPGIAVAVGAFDAHMGAVGAGVKPGILVKILGTSTCDIMVWPNNKELPDIPGVCGIVDGSVLPGYFGIEAGQSAVGDIFLWFINNLVPEKYGKTMDEKFKNLGIEAEKQKVGEHGLIALDWNNGNRTILVDARLSGLLLGQTLHTQPHEIYRALIEATAFGALTIINRLEEYGVMVKEIVNCGGLAAKNPFLMQVYADITGRPMKVSRSDQTPALGAAIFGAIAAGEKESGFSNILEAQEVMTGIKEVYKPIEKNHLVYKKMYSLYKQLHDAFGTENWKGQMYNVMKDLLTIRDQQRK